The window AATCTGGCATCCAAGGGCCCCAGAAGGCTTTGTTGCTCCAGGATGTGTCGCAGTTGCAGATTTTGCTGAGCCAGAGCCTAACTTGGTTTATTGTGTGGCTGAATCCCTTGCTGAGGAGACAGTATTTGAGGAGCAGAAGATTTGGTCAGCACCAGATGCATACCCTTGGGCATGTCATATCTACCAAATTCAAAGTCATGCGCTTCATTTCGTAGCTCTCAGACAAAGCAAGGAAGAATCCGATTGGAAGCCTATGAGAGTTATAGATAAACCCCCCAGTCCGTCACCAACTTCAGGAAATCACTGACGGTTGCACAGCAGTTCTACAATTCCAATACTTTCCAATTTGGTTGACAAAGAAGGCCGTTTCTCGAGATTGCATATTCCAATTTGTGTCTCTTCCACGAAACTTGCTTTGCCAGCCATCACACAAAGGATTATATGAACAGCGTCTTCTGCAATCAAGCAGATCATTTTGTGCACAAAGTGCAAGATCAATAAAGACAACATGACAAATACAGCTGGTAAATTCATCGTACCCTCTGCATCTCTATCTTCAATACTATACCCTATAGAAAATTTGTTAGAAGCTTAGAATCCAttatagaagagaaaaaaaatagaggaagagAGTTTGTGAAATTGAGTCTCCAGAATCTTATCCTCGCTTTGTATTAGATTGTGTACTTTGTTCTATAAAATTGGAGTTTAGAAATATCAGAGAGTCGACGTTTCTTGTCATCATTTTTTGTGCCTGTTGTAAAACATTGTAAATTGGTTGTTCATTTAACAAACTtgcatttgatttattttgagctttgtttcaaatttatttcattttcgaCTGACAGGTTTGACTAGAATGTTATCATAATACCTTCTTAGATTGTTCATCGGTAGTAGATTTccgtccatttcttcttcttttagatAAAATTCTGTGGTTCTAAGAAACTggtttatcaatttttatacgATTTTATTGATAGAACTGGTTTAGTAGTGACTGCCACACACAATCTTATCACCTACAAGAACTCTTTATGGAGAATTCAACTATCTTTCCATTCGAATCAAAACTCGTGGCATCTGCTATATTGTCCTTCACCTCCTTAATAAGATATGATTGGATTAGAGGGTTGTTGAAAACTATGTTCATATTTACTAATCATCAAAACATGATCCTCCTTAACAAGTCAAGTCGTCTTTTTGTGACCTCTTTTACTATCTTTTTCATAGTCATGATATCTGAGATTATATGCTCATAACCTAGCTACAAAAGCGATCttcaatatcaatttttagaTTTCTACTCATATGTTACTATGTTAAAAATCAAAgttggacaaaaaaaaatatagtctACTACAATTTGGCACTTTTGTTTCAACCCTATCTCACTACTTTATTATATCTATTTgatgtgttatatatatacttgacaACCTGCAAATACGAATATATATtacttcatttattataaattttctttatcgAAAAAATTTACCAGTATAcgatattttataatttcatacacgattaataatatgaatcgAATATGCACTCaccaaaaaaatttgaaagagaggaacggaataagaaagaataaacgAAGGGaaactttttttaacaaaaccACCAAAAGGAAAATAGTTAAGGGGTAAATTTGATAATAACTTTGtcataatagaattaattacataccatatttacatataatatctaataaatattcacttttcttatttcattttatattttttaatatatgtattaataatGAAGATTGATATTTTGGCCTTTTGGACTctatatttgtgtaaaattgAAGCTCACTAGcacatttatgtaaaattttgcaatattatGTCCAccttgtaataaaaaaatattaaaatattatttttatttttatattttaattattttaataaatggtGTGATGGAGATTTGATCGTGAAACATGTTGTGACATGAACATATGCGTGCATAAGCGTTTggctttattttttattttactctcaatagaactttaaaaagaaaaaaaaaaagtgatttggcaaaataaaaatgaaaaattaaatttgggtgagttaaatcattattattattgttatcttaCTTTAATTTCCACTCtgctctctttcttctccatcaGCCCCGTCGCTGCCGTCACCGGTAAGTACACTGTGCGTAAgtcctttctttctcttttccccACCCATCTTCTCTCGCATCACAACCGTCGGAATCTCTTCACATCAGCGTCACCGTCGCCCTGACGCAACTGCGTGGCCGCCTGCCGGAATCCCTATATGGAATTCGTAAATTTCGACCATAGTATCTCTATAGATAAGTTGTAGTGTAATTTCGGAATTCTTATGGCCTTGATCCTAGCAAGAGAAAGACTATTGCATTCCAGATTATCCACGATTTTTCCTTTGAAATCTAGACTAGTTTCAGCTTTGCAGAGTTTTGCTTTGATATCAGCTTGTAGGGAAAAGCTGATCTTCCTAAAATTTTTTGGGAACTCTAGAGTTACAGAGCTATGGTATACGAAGTCTCAAGTTCCATTTTTTCGTTGTGTTTCTACTTATGTACACCCAACAAAATTATGTTGGGGAGGTTCATCTTATGATGTGCTATTGGGAAAGCTCGAAATTGCTTTGAAAGATCATCAAATTGATGAAGCTTGGGAGTTGTTTAGTGATTTCAGAAAGCTATATGGTTTCCCAAACGACAATTTTTTGCTTATGTTGGTTTCTCAATTGTCCTATACTTCTGATTGCAAGAGACTACACAAGGCATATAACTTGGTTCTTCAAAACTGGAAAGAGAAGCCAGTTGTATTGCAACTTGATACCTTAACTAAACTTGTTCTTGGGTTGGCAAGATCCCAAATGCCGATTCCTGCTTCGGAGATTCTTAGATTGATGCTGCAGACGAGGAGACTACCGCGAATGGAACTCTTGCAGTTGGTTATTCTGCACATGGTGAAGTCGGAGGTCGGAACATATCTTGCTTCTAATATTTTGGTCCAGATTTGTGATTGTTTCTTACAACAGGCTACAAGTAGAAATGACCAAGCGAAGTCGATGAAACCGGATACTATGCTATTTAACCTAGTGCTTCATGCCTGTGTTAGGTTTAAATTATCTTTCAAGGGGCAGCAACTAGTGGAATTGATGTCTCAAACTGAGGTTGTTGCCGATGCACATACAATTGTCCTTATTGCACGGATTTATGAAATGAATGATCAGAGAGATGAGctaaagaatttgaaaacccACATTGATCAAGTTTCACCTTCATTGGTTTGTCATTATTGTCAGTTCTATGATGCCTTGTTGAGCTTGCACTTTAAGTATGATGATTTTGATTCTGCTGCTAATCTCATGCTGGAAATATGTAGATTTGGTGAATCTAATAGCATTCAAAAGCATTGGAGGGAGTTGCAAAAATCTAGCTTTCTTCCAATTGGATCACGTCATCTAAAGGATGGATTGAAGATAAAGATTATGCCAGAACTACTGCAGAGAGATTCTGTTCTCAATGTGGAAGTCAAACCAGAGTtcataaattataagaatGGGAAGCTTGTTGCGAGTAATAAGACCGTAGCTAAATTCATTGTTGAACTCAGGAGGGTTGGAGAAACATCTGAGCTCTCAAAACTTTTGCTTCAGGTTCAAAAAGGGCTGGCATCAGTTGAAGGTTCTAATTTGTGTTCTGATGTAGTTAAAGCTTGCATTTGTTTAGGTTGGCTCGAAACTGCTCATGACATTTTGGACGATGTTGAAGCAGTTGGCTCTCCATTGGACTCCACAGTATATTTCTTGCTCTTGAAAGCATATTACAAACAGGATATGCTCAGGGAAGCAGATGTGCTTCAAAAACAAATGACAAAGGTTGGTCTGTCCATCAGTACCACCGAAGACATGGCTAGCTCTACGTGTTCTTCCAGTCGAATTTTGTTGCCAAACATCGAAGTAGCCACCCACACATCTCTGGTTGAATCTCTAATTCAAGAAATGAAAGAGACTAGTTCGATGTCTAGAGTTCTCAAGTTCAATTCATCCATTTACTTTTTCTGCAAGGCCAAAATGATTGAGGATGCCTTACAGGCATACAAAAGAATGCAACAATTGGGCATCCAACCTACCGCTCAAACTTTCGCCAAtcttgtttttggattttcatATTTGCAAATGTATCGCAACATAACGATTCTATGGGGAGACATAAAAAGGAGAATGCAGAGTACGCATTTGGTTTTGAGCAGAGATCTGTATGAGTGCTTGTTGTTGTGCTTTATTCGAGGTGGTTACTTTGAGAGAGTGATGGAAATTGTAGGACGCATGGAGGAGCAGAATATGTACACTGACAAGAGGATGTACAAAAGGGAGTTTCTAATGCTTCATAAGAATCTCTATAGGAGCTTAAAGCCATCAGAAGCCAAAACTGAGGcgcaaaagaaaagattggaGGATGTTAGAGCATTCAAAAAATGGGTCGGTATATACTAAAATTGTAACagaatcatattttgtttagattttggtagcTCTTAGTTGAAGGCcgttgaaaaaaagaaacggTCAAAAGAACCAGAGTTCAAACCAAAGATCTTCTGTTTACTAAATTAGGAAAATAGTGAGAGGTCTTCATTGTTTAGATAGGATCAATTTATGAACAATGAAGGCCACCCGTTCAAAATTGAACTCCTTTCTGCTTACAAATTGATCAAAGTCGTCACAGTTCGCATAAACAATGAGGCAATTATATACGTTGGAAATGGGAAGACATCGCAGTTCGAAAACATCAATATCAAAgtataattctttttccaTAACTTTCTGTTCACCACTATTGCTTGCACTTGACAATGCTTTTGCCCACTTCAGGGTGGAGATAATTTTTAGATTCTTGTGTTCTTATGGATTGCTACCAAAGTTATTTAGCAGCAACTAAGCAGGATGAGGTGTACTTGAAGGGAAGCTCTCAAGATATCACCAGCAACAAGTCTCCTGATTATACTATTGAATCGCAGGTTCAGTACTAAACTATCTTGATTAGTTATTGCAAATTCTTCATTCTTGGGCCTCCTTTGGTGGTGATAGTCTCAAATGGACACCTAGCACTAATGGCAGCTTTACTACGAAGTATACTTTTCTCAATTTAACCAAGAGATCCCCTTCCCCTCTGTTGTCGTTCCTTTGATTCGTCACATATGgaagattaaaattgaaaaatgtgaaattattCTTATGGTCGCTTGCCTACAAAAGTCTTAACACTACGAGAAACACcaaaaaaatcccaaaacaCAATGCTCAACCCCTTGATGTGTTGCCACcaaaaaaatcccaaaacaCAATGCTCAACCCCTTGATGTGTTGCCTTTgtttcaaagaagaaaagatccTGGACCACTTATTTTTGCACCGTCTCTTGGGAGAGTTTGGAACACTttctttagaattttttatttgaaactttGTCTTCCTAGTAAGGTTGATAGTTGGTTGATTGAATGGCTCAACATTAGAAGTTATAGCCCAAAAGGAAACATTTTAAGGAAATATGCTACCCGGCTCCTTTTGTGTGCATTTGGAAGGAAAGGaatagttgatttttttaagatagctataattcttttgattcttttttgaCTATGTTGCAACAAGTTTTGTGGAGTAGTTACACcaaacaattttgtaattataatcTTTTTATGATATTCAACAATCGGAAGGccatcattttttagtttcttttggAGAAAATCTCTTGCCATTGACCTTATGTTctcttttgttatatgaaaaccattcaaaattatctttaaaaatgtaaaatgttaTGAGAATGAATTCAGCTTTGAGatgagatttaaaaaaaaaaaacacgtAGCGAAGAATTATTACTCATTTCCGCCATGGATTGGATCTTCAGAATGTTTATTACTCATTTCCGCCATGGATTGGATCTTCAGAATGTTCGGTTGTGCGACTCTACATGACTTTGTTGGCTCTTTGTCTTTGTGCCTTAGTAGTTAGTGGTTCGTAGCCTATAGGTCAGTTTGATTAATTGTTGAAcagatgttttctttttcttccaaaagaaatctagaattttcattttcatttcacaaatttactttttacatCCAAGAAATCTCATTCACATAAAGAAGAACTCATGTCAGTTCGATCCATCAAAATGTTAAAGAGAAGTCTCATTGAGATATGTACTTCATTCGATGCTCCACCCTTCTTCTTGTCACATTCCatacattttaaatagttatcTAGAATTTTTGTAcattgttgttttcttttaaccaCACATTGTTGCTAGTTTTGAAGATGATCGGTTGCACCCATAAACATGTAATGTAGCCTTGCCAATGTTGGTGGGTCAcatttttgctatttgttGGAATATGATATGTGAGTTGCATACACACATTTATATACGACTTGGAGAAGCGATAACATCACGTCACGGATCATCGATTTTGTTTCCGGTGAATCATTTCATAAAGTCTTGGGTTGGTCTCTTTGTGGAATCagagatggaaagaaaaaaaaaaacatctacgtgaagagaaaatttagaataaaatttgcaaatttgatgagaataacaaaaaagaaatggaaggaTTGAAGAGAGACCCACAAAACGCCTTGAGCTTtgtacaaaatacaaaatcgaTATGGTTCCAAATATCTAGGTTAATCGATACTTCACAAAACGCATCAATTCAAAAACTACAGATCTTCTTGTTCCATAAGGTGAAAGACATAAAGTAGCAAATCAAGAATGAGGAGTTTCAGAAGAAGAATCGGGTTTTGAAATTCCTCGTCGTAGATCTTGAATTAAATCTCCCAAGTCTTTACGAGCTGACTCTCTTCCAAACATGAAACCATACctaacaagaaaagaaatggaggaAGATGAATTGAATTAGGAATATCCAAATAAGGAAGtggaagaaggagaagtaAAATCTCACCAGAATGAAATCGCAGAGAAGGCTCCGGCAGTCGCAACAGTCTGAATCAGAGTGAAGGATTTCCCcatttcaatttctctctcaCCAAATTCCTCCGCCGAttcagagaagaagaagaaacgcGGAGGTTCTTTCATTTCTTGGGCTTCCACTTGTTTAGGCCCAGACATAGAGCATCGTTTTGGGCTTTTGACACTTTCGGCTCATGAAAGTTAAAGTCGATTGGGCCCATTACGAAATGGACTGGCTTGGGCTTCGAGAAGTATAGGCCCTTTGCTTTATAATACCCATCGCTCTACTTTGACccaaaaaaagtattttttttagaatattataattttataaataatatctaagaacatagcaacatttaaaaaattacaaatatagaaaaatctaCGAATAACAGTAGACTTTTATGAACtaatctattagtgatattttcttattattgatagattttgatcGATTTTACTAtcttcctaattttttttaaatattgttatatgtttaattatttttactctAACTGCTATATTGCAATtatcccttttttttattcttcattgTTATATTGCAATTATccctttttttattcttcatcCATAACTCTCAAGCTTAAGCttgttaaatttattagaaagTATAACTACTATTATTCATTAACTCTCAAGCTTAAGCttgttaaatttattagaaagTATAACTACTATTATtcatttagaatttttcttctaagttCTAGAATTGCGGGAGTGAGTCAACTAATATTTGAGATGGTAATTGATATTTATGCTATGGTTGAGGTATCAAATTAGATATTGATTTTCTACTCTGCAAAGTTCAAAAtatgaattgatttttattcagaatttaattaaagaataaagtttaaattacaGTATTTATAATCATTAATACTGTTATAAATTTGAcgacaaaacaaattaaatcgCTTAACGACATTTATTGCACCTTATCCATACcgtataataatatatttagcATCCCAActtgaaccaaataaattaatccATTGAAGTATAGTgatgaaaataatgataagATTGCATATTAAATGTAGAAATAAATGCCAAAAATGAACATAGTGCACAAAACTTGACTTCTAATTCAAGCCAAAATTGGAGGTTCAATTCACTGTTCCATAGttgaaaaagtgaaattaagGGTACATGTGGCAGTGGCTTTTGGGATGCTTTAAGAAAAAGGATCAAAACCAACTGTAGACATCAAATCTATGTTCTGACAATCACATTAGAATgaggatcaaaacaaaaacaaaaacagatttgaacttttatattATGTACTGTATAAACTCTGCATCTGAAAACAGCaacaaatcaatcaatcaatcagCAAACCTTTCTACTTCCCCCTATCCCTTAGTACTCATATATCTTTAAGGATGATGAATGAAGAGCTGAGACAAAAAGGTATCTGTTCAGAAGGTTGAACAATCAGTTCAAGAGTAATATAATTGGTAGGCACAAAAGAAGAGAGGGCTTAGGCACCTACACTAAGCTTTTCCATACAAAAAAGTGATTGCGAGTACCAATTTGTTTCATTATTCTGTGACTGTTGTTGAGACATTAGATGACAAGTTCCAGCATCATCAAccatttcagtttttttttttcagtttacACCACAGCGATCCTCAGAACTAATCACTCCTCTGACTCTTCTAGTGCTTGCTTCAGGATTTCGACGACTTTCGACATTGTTGGTCGATCTCTTGCAGTCTTGTTGAGACATTGACTGGCTAAATTGGCAACTTTTCGAGCTGCTGCCAGGTCATACTGGCTTTGAAGACGAGGATCTATTATCGTCTTGAAACTTTTACTATTTGTAGGAAATTGTTTCACCCACTCCAGTAGCTTTTGCTCTCCAGTTGGGCGGTTTCTTTCAAGAGTTCGCCTGCCTGTTAGGATCTCATACAACACTACTCCAAAACTCCATATGTCACTTTGCATTGTTAGATGTCCTGTGACAACGTACTCAGGTGCTGCATATCCATATGTCCCAACCACCTGTGATCGAGCAACCAGCAGAAATCAGCTTTACAAACTCATTAATCTACAACATTGATGCTTCTTAGTTCTTTTCATAAATCTAATCAGATTAATTCCGGTGAGTAGAAACGAATGAGCATTTGAGTAACTTGGCATGAAAAAAACAACCATGTTTCAATTTTCCCAATTACGGAAgacaaattaacaaaatccTCAAGTTAAAACTGCATTGAGAAATGTTACGCATATTGTTTATATCATGTCATAGGTTTTCTAgttctataaaatataattgtaaaCTTTTGTTAGAGATGTGGCTTTCATTTTTAGATCTGAAAATTGAACAGAAGCTCAAAAAAATGGCTTTTCGTGAAGACAAACATGAACTAAGTAGTGAACTTACTGCAGTGGACACATGTGTGCGATCACCAGTTGGTCCTTCTCTAGCAAGCCCAAAATCCGAAAGTTTAGGAGAGAATTCTTCATCCAATAGTACATTTGATGATTTGAAGTCGCGATAAATCACCTTTTCATTCAGAGAAAGCAAAAATGTATCAAGTTACCagtgaaaattgaatattgtgCAACACGATAAATCATTAGATATCAATCTAATATGAACTCTGTGAAAGAGCATAGACTACTAGCCATTAGTTGTTAGAATGAAATGTGATTAGCACTTCAAAAAGAGCATATTCAACTGGAAACAAAGACAAAACAATATGCAACTTAGCATAAAACCTAGATGGAAGCAAAGGTCAGATGGCAGTTACGATTCAGATGCATCAAAAGAATGATTCTATCCCAAAAGAAAACTTATAGAAATGAGTTATACCTGGACTTCTAATCCTTCATGTAAATAAGCTAATCCTTGAGCTGCACCAAGGATAATCTGTAGCCTAGTTTTCCAAGCCAAAAGAGTCCTACTCCTGCTAAAGAGATGATCTTCTAAGCTTCCATTAGACATGAATTCATAGACTAAAAGTCGTTGGATCCCTCTTTCTCCATCTTCTGAACAATATCCCAAAAGTTTTACCAGATTTGGATGACTAACAACACCAAGAAATTGAACTTCTGCAAGCCATTGTTTGTGACCCttgaacaacaaaagaaaaaacgttATGAAGATTAACTGAAACGTAGAAATATATCCTAAACAAAGTCTAACCGATCATCTTCAACCCTGTTCAAGCTCTTTAAAAGACCAACTGTAGCAAATAAATAGCAATTACCTGTGAGCTATTTGACTTAAGTCGCTTGATAGCAACTATAATTTCCTCTCCCTGATCACCTTCAAGCCTAATTTTCCCCTTATATACGCTCCCAAATCCACCTTCTCCAATCCTAAGCAACCTGCTGAACCCATTAGTCGCAATTTTGAGCTCTTCAAAAGTGAAAACTCTCAGAGTATGCTCTTTCTCTTTGTACAACTCAGGTATACTCCGGGGCGTAGGCAAAGTTTCCAGTGCTTCAATCCCTCGATTGGTAGGTTTGCGATCCGATTTATTACTATGATTCAGCTCCTTCACCGATTCTCCCCCTCTCTTAATCTTGGTTTTGCGATGTAAATTGAAGAAACAACCCATACTCAAATCGCCGGGAGAAActcaaacaacaaacaattcACTCGTAGTttagttgaaattgaaaacaagGGTACCCGATTGACCCAAAAAGTCAAATTGGACACGGAATTCAATTACCAATCCCGAAAGCCAAAAAATCTATCCAAAATCTATCAACAGGGAAGACCCAACAAGAAACTTGGATTCTAAGAAATGTAGAAACAGAAAAATCAGAAGGCGACAAAGAATCGAAGTAAACGATccaataaaacaaagaaattccAGATATAGAAAAACAGAGATTAAGGagattgaaatggaaaaacggggtgtttgatgaaatgaagAGATTGCGTGAAGAAAACGGGAGAAGAAGCATTAGATAGAAAGAGTAATGGAACAGAAGCAAAATCGAGGACGTAAATGAAAGGAAGAATAagtgaaaaaggaagaagagagcTTAGTTTCTTCCATGGATATGAGCTGCCAAATGCAGGAAGCAAGCTAAGCATGGCGAGCGGTTAAAAGAGGAATGGTTGGGTATTTGCTTTGACGAAAA of the Cucumis sativus cultivar 9930 chromosome 3, Cucumber_9930_V3, whole genome shotgun sequence genome contains:
- the LOC101216025 gene encoding pentatricopeptide repeat-containing protein At4g17616, whose translation is MALILARERLLHSRLSTIFPLKSRLVSALQSFALISACREKLIFLKFFGNSRVTELWYTKSQVPFFRCVSTYVHPTKLCWGGSSYDVLLGKLEIALKDHQIDEAWELFSDFRKLYGFPNDNFLLMLVSQLSYTSDCKRLHKAYNLVLQNWKEKPVVLQLDTLTKLVLGLARSQMPIPASEILRLMLQTRRLPRMELLQLVILHMVKSEVGTYLASNILVQICDCFLQQATSRNDQAKSMKPDTMLFNLVLHACVRFKLSFKGQQLVELMSQTEVVADAHTIVLIARIYEMNDQRDELKNLKTHIDQVSPSLVCHYCQFYDALLSLHFKYDDFDSAANLMLEICRFGESNSIQKHWRELQKSSFLPIGSRHLKDGLKIKIMPELLQRDSVLNVEVKPEFINYKNGKLVASNKTVAKFIVELRRVGETSELSKLLLQVQKGLASVEGSNLCSDVVKACICLGWLETAHDILDDVEAVGSPLDSTVYFLLLKAYYKQDMLREADVLQKQMTKVGLSISTTEDMASSTCSSSRILLPNIEVATHTSLVESLIQEMKETSSMSRVLKFNSSIYFFCKAKMIEDALQAYKRMQQLGIQPTAQTFANLVFGFSYLQMYRNITILWGDIKRRMQSTHLVLSRDLYECLLLCFIRGGYFERVMEIVGRMEEQNMYTDKRMYKREFLMLHKNLYRSLKPSEAKTEAQKKRLEDVRAFKKWVGIY
- the LOC101212662 gene encoding probable serine/threonine-protein kinase PBL19, with translation MGCFFNLHRKTKIKRGGESVKELNHSNKSDRKPTNRGIEALETLPTPRSIPELYKEKEHTLRVFTFEELKIATNGFSRLLRIGEGGFGSVYKGKIRLEGDQGEEIIVAIKRLKSNSSQGHKQWLAEVQFLGVVSHPNLVKLLGYCSEDGERGIQRLLVYEFMSNGSLEDHLFSRSRTLLAWKTRLQIILGAAQGLAYLHEGLEVQVIYRDFKSSNVLLDEEFSPKLSDFGLAREGPTGDRTHVSTAVVGTYGYAAPEYVVTGHLTMQSDIWSFGVVLYEILTGRRTLERNRPTGEQKLLEWVKQFPTNSKSFKTIIDPRLQSQYDLAAARKVANLASQCLNKTARDRPTMSKVVEILKQALEESEE
- the LOC101212897 gene encoding uncharacterized protein LOC101212897, translated to MKEPPRFFFFSESAEEFGEREIEMGKSFTLIQTVATAGAFSAISFWYGFMFGRESARKDLGDLIQDLRRGISKPDSSSETPHS